Proteins encoded together in one Thermodesulfobacteriota bacterium window:
- a CDS encoding electron transfer flavoprotein subunit alpha/FixB family protein — translation MAGVWILAEEHREVLELLHVGRGIADGLGTSLSALTLQAREEADECIACGADEVLLLPPLAEDQSLDAYAGVIADEARKEQPRVFLVAGTSRGRDLAARVAARLDAGLCSQCTALEIDDTREGILMKRLIYGGAAVQSLRCTTRPAMATIPPRTFDPAPAREGRTGQVRQLPHPQPSPVRIVERRVRERETRDLADARVVVAVGRGFAAEDDLGLARELAEVLGGEIGCTRPLSEEMHWLPDQACIGLSGVQVKPELYLGIGISGQIQHLTGVRGAKVIAAVNQDENAPIFGAADLGMVGDLYQVLPALVREMRKQS, via the coding sequence ATGGCTGGCGTGTGGATCCTTGCGGAAGAACACAGAGAGGTCCTGGAATTGCTCCACGTCGGCCGAGGCATAGCCGACGGGCTGGGGACCAGCCTCTCGGCGTTGACCCTTCAGGCGCGGGAAGAGGCGGACGAGTGCATCGCCTGCGGCGCCGATGAGGTGCTGCTCCTTCCGCCCCTGGCGGAGGACCAGTCCCTCGACGCCTACGCTGGGGTGATCGCCGACGAGGCGCGGAAGGAGCAGCCGAGGGTTTTCCTCGTGGCGGGCACGAGCCGCGGCAGGGACCTGGCCGCCCGGGTGGCTGCTCGCCTGGATGCCGGGCTTTGCAGCCAGTGCACCGCCCTCGAGATCGATGACACCCGCGAAGGCATCCTCATGAAGCGCCTCATCTATGGGGGCGCAGCGGTCCAGAGCCTGCGGTGCACCACCCGGCCCGCGATGGCGACCATTCCCCCGCGGACGTTCGACCCGGCGCCGGCCCGGGAGGGGCGGACCGGGCAGGTCCGGCAGCTCCCGCATCCGCAGCCGTCCCCGGTTCGGATCGTGGAACGGCGCGTCCGGGAGCGGGAAACCCGAGACCTCGCCGACGCCCGGGTGGTCGTTGCCGTCGGAAGGGGCTTCGCGGCCGAGGACGACCTCGGGCTGGCCCGGGAGTTGGCCGAGGTGCTCGGCGGGGAGATCGGCTGCACCCGACCCCTTTCCGAGGAGATGCACTGGCTGCCGGACCAGGCGTGCATCGGGCTCTCGGGAGTGCAGGTGAAGCCAGAGCTGTACCTCGGGATCGGCATCTCGGGGCAGATCCAGCACCTCACCGGCGTCCGCGGCGCCAAGGTCATCGCCGCGGTCAACCAGGACGAGAACGCCCCCATCTTCGGTGCCGCCGACCTCGGTATGGTTGGCGACCTCTACCAGGTGCTGCCGGCCCTCGTCCGAGAGATGCGCAAGCAGTCGTGA
- a CDS encoding acyl-CoA dehydrogenase family protein gives MHFHLTEEQELIRTNMREFTAKHLDPIAVEIDENERHPTEVFEELGKGGWMGIPVSQEYGGAGSDYLTHIVALEELSRSCASTGFTISIHVAVGCMLIEQFGNEAQKRKYLPPLAQGRHLGALAFTEPGAGTDVMAATTTAVKDGDAYRIDGTKTFISNGPLADTYLVFAWTDKEAGRKGMSAFIVPRGTPGLTPGQPFHKMGLRSSKTSEVFLKECRVPAENLLGKEGDGLAIAMRGFDQGRVGIAAQALGILQAALDESVGYSKQRVQFAKAIAKHQAISWMISDMATDLSAARFLTYHAAWLLDRGQPFTKEASMAKLFASEKAMHHTVKAVQIHGGYGYIKGQKVERLMRDAKITEIYEGTSEAQRMVISGSVLR, from the coding sequence ATGCATTTTCACCTGACGGAAGAACAAGAGCTGATTCGAACCAACATGCGGGAGTTCACCGCAAAACATCTGGATCCGATTGCCGTCGAGATCGACGAGAACGAGCGCCACCCGACCGAAGTGTTCGAGGAGCTCGGAAAGGGAGGCTGGATGGGTATCCCGGTCTCCCAGGAATACGGCGGTGCGGGCTCCGACTACCTGACCCACATCGTGGCCCTGGAGGAGCTCTCCCGGTCGTGTGCCTCCACCGGCTTCACCATCTCCATCCACGTCGCCGTGGGTTGCATGCTGATCGAGCAGTTCGGAAACGAGGCGCAGAAGAGGAAATACCTCCCGCCCCTGGCCCAGGGCCGGCACCTGGGCGCCCTGGCGTTCACAGAGCCCGGCGCCGGCACGGACGTGATGGCGGCGACCACCACGGCCGTGAAAGACGGGGATGCGTACCGGATCGACGGGACCAAGACCTTCATCTCCAACGGCCCCCTGGCGGACACGTACCTCGTCTTCGCCTGGACCGACAAGGAGGCCGGGCGCAAGGGCATGAGCGCCTTCATCGTGCCGCGGGGCACCCCCGGGCTGACACCGGGACAGCCCTTTCACAAAATGGGGCTGCGCTCCTCCAAGACCTCCGAGGTGTTCCTGAAGGAGTGTCGGGTTCCCGCGGAGAACCTTCTCGGCAAGGAGGGAGATGGCCTGGCGATCGCCATGCGGGGTTTTGACCAGGGCCGGGTGGGAATTGCAGCCCAGGCGTTGGGCATCCTCCAGGCCGCCCTGGACGAGAGCGTGGGGTACTCCAAGCAGAGGGTGCAGTTCGCCAAAGCCATTGCCAAGCACCAGGCCATCTCCTGGATGATCTCCGATATGGCCACGGACCTCTCCGCCGCGCGGTTTCTCACCTACCACGCCGCCTGGCTGCTCGACCGGGGCCAGCCGTTCACCAAGGAAGCCTCCATGGCGAAGCTCTTCGCTTCGGAGAAGGCCATGCACCACACCGTGAAGGCGGTGCAGATCCACGGCGGCTACGGGTACATCAAGGGCCAGAAGGTGGAGAGGCTGATGCGCGACGCGAAGATCACCGAGATCTACGAAGGCACCTCGGAGGCCCAGCGGATGGTGATCTCCGGAAGCGTGCTGCGCTGA
- a CDS encoding 4Fe-4S dicluster domain-containing protein has protein sequence MSDARRLAEKLGLDVFKPGKQPHIRIRPGQENDPRLGRAIPLCPAGLYSRDDQGRVALTVDGCLECGTCRVVCGTEVLEWAYPEGGCGVQFRFG, from the coding sequence ATGAGCGACGCGAGGCGCCTGGCCGAGAAGCTGGGGCTCGACGTATTCAAGCCCGGCAAGCAGCCCCACATCCGAATCCGGCCGGGCCAGGAGAACGACCCCCGGTTGGGGAGGGCGATCCCGCTCTGCCCTGCCGGCCTCTACAGCCGCGACGACCAGGGGCGGGTCGCGCTGACGGTGGATGGCTGCCTGGAGTGCGGGACCTGCCGCGTGGTTTGCGGCACCGAGGTCCTGGAGTGGGCATATCCGGAGGGAGGGTGCGGCGTGCAGTTCCGCTTTGGCTGA
- a CDS encoding TraR/DksA C4-type zinc finger protein → MEELTDAQVEELQRDLVALRHELEGILETSREGARPVDLDLPIGRISRIDALQQQQMARASLEALELRLRQVSAALAACESGEYGTCRKCEEPIAYKRLKARPETPFCLACQAQAEAKR, encoded by the coding sequence GTGGAAGAGCTGACCGACGCCCAGGTGGAAGAACTCCAGCGAGACCTCGTGGCACTGCGGCACGAACTCGAAGGCATCCTCGAAACCTCCAGGGAAGGGGCGCGACCCGTAGACCTGGACCTGCCCATCGGCCGAATCTCCCGAATCGACGCCCTCCAGCAGCAGCAGATGGCCCGGGCGAGCCTCGAAGCATTGGAGCTTCGCCTGCGCCAAGTCTCCGCGGCACTGGCCGCCTGCGAGTCCGGCGAGTACGGCACCTGCCGCAAGTGCGAAGAGCCTATCGCGTACAAGCGCCTCAAGGCCCGCCCCGAGACCCCCTTCTGCCTGGCCTGCCAGGCCCAGGCCGAGGCAAAGCGCTGA
- a CDS encoding electron transfer flavoprotein subunit beta/FixA family protein: protein MPTIVACFKWVIDEAYIRAGPSGEVDLSSVSWKLSDYDRNAIEEAVRLRDEHGGTVIAATVGAPGATKGIKDALSRGPDRACVAADEGFRDLEPSQTAALLAAMVSGPIGAYDLVLCGEGSSDLYAQQVGPRLAEKLGIPCVCFAQKVSLEGRRVIVERRVEEGVEVLEAPLPALVTVLPDINSPRIPGVRDTLMASKKPVETLSAGDLPPVPAARTETVELRTARLERTCERFGAEPAEIVRFVDALRRRNVLT from the coding sequence ATGCCCACGATCGTGGCCTGTTTCAAATGGGTGATCGACGAGGCCTACATTCGGGCCGGCCCCTCCGGCGAAGTCGACCTCTCCTCGGTCAGCTGGAAGCTCAGCGACTATGACCGAAACGCCATCGAGGAGGCCGTCCGCCTGCGGGACGAGCACGGGGGCACCGTGATCGCCGCGACCGTGGGTGCACCCGGGGCCACCAAGGGGATCAAGGATGCCCTCTCGCGAGGTCCCGACCGCGCCTGTGTCGCCGCCGACGAGGGGTTTCGCGACCTGGAGCCCTCCCAGACGGCCGCGCTTCTGGCGGCGATGGTCTCCGGCCCCATCGGTGCTTACGACCTCGTTCTTTGCGGCGAGGGTTCCAGCGACCTCTATGCCCAACAGGTCGGCCCGCGTCTGGCCGAGAAGCTGGGCATCCCCTGCGTGTGCTTCGCCCAGAAGGTCTCCCTGGAAGGCAGGCGGGTGATCGTGGAGCGGCGGGTGGAAGAGGGGGTGGAGGTGCTGGAAGCGCCGCTGCCGGCCCTGGTCACCGTGCTGCCGGACATCAACTCTCCGAGGATCCCGGGTGTCCGTGACACCCTCATGGCGTCCAAGAAGCCGGTCGAGACCCTCTCGGCCGGCGACCTGCCGCCGGTGCCCGCGGCACGCACGGAAACGGTCGAGCTCCGGACGGCGCGGCTGGAGCGCACCTGCGAGAGGTTCGGCGCAGAGCCGGCAGAGATCGTCCGGTTCGTGGACGCGTTGCGCCGCAGGAACGTCCTGACGTAG